One Acropora palmata chromosome 2, jaAcrPala1.3, whole genome shotgun sequence genomic window carries:
- the LOC141874266 gene encoding sideroflexin-5-like, which translates to MVSSIPSSGYPKFSLTDSRFDEKTYWGRLKRCLDVTDPRTLFVGEKKLQDSISLLTQFKNGALPHGTTDQKLWEARKVKEAIIHPDTGKKIFMPFRMSGYVPFGTVTVLGMLLPAPSFPTVIFWQWMNQSHNAAVNYSNRNASKPTPTSRFLMSYFGAVSSAVTIALGLTTLVKRARISNPSMKALLQQLVAYPATATANICNVVLMRNHELFTGIEVKDKNGNVVGTSKIAAQKAVFETTLTRVFLPLPALVIPPLVMQFLERTKFLMKRPRLHFPVQVLVCVASFGFGLPLAIALFPQISKVSPSTLEPEIQKNTKETTLYYNKGL; encoded by the exons ATGGTGTCTTCTATACCATCTTCAGGGTATCCTAAGTTTTCTCTCACCGATTCACGTTTCGATGAG AAAACTTACTGGGGAAGATTGAAGAGATGCCTAGATGTAACAGATCCAAGAACTTTGTTTGTTGGGGAG AAAAAGCTTCAGGATTCTATTAGTCTGCTAACGCAGTTTAAAAATGGGGCATTGCCTCATGGAACTACAGATCAAAAG CTTTGGGAGGCTAGAAAAGTAAAGGAG GCCATCATACATCCCGAtacagggaaaaaaatatttatgccCTTTAGAATGTCAG GTTATGTTCCTTTTGGGACTGTGACG gTTTTAGGAATGCTACTACCTGCTCCATCTTTTCCAACTGTCATATTTTGGCAG TGGATGAATCAAAGTCACAATGCAGCAGTGAATTACTCAAACAGAAATGCAAGCAAG CCAACCCCGACAAGCAGATTTTTAATGAGCTATTTTGGAGCTGTTTCTAGTGCCGTAACAATTGCA CTTGGACTTACAACTTTGGTCAAAAGAGCAAGGATTTCCAATCCTTCCATGAAAGCATTACTACAACAGTTGGTTGCCTACCCTGCGACAG CTACAGCCAACATTTGTAATGTGGTTCTCATGAGAAACCACGAGCTTTTTACAGGAATTGAGGTTAAAGATAAGAATGGAAATGTCGTGGGAACATCAAAAATAGCTGCACAGAAG GCCGTGTTCGAAACAACCTTAACTAGGGTATTTCTTCCGCTACCAGCTTTGGTTATCCCTCCATTAGTCATGCAGTTTTTGGAAAG GACAAAGTTTTTGATGAAACGTCCAAGGCTCCACTTTCCTGTTCAAGTACTGGTTTGTGTGGCTTCTTTTGGGTTCGGCCTTCCTCTTGCGATAGCTCTTTTTCCACAGATATCGAAG GTTTCGCCATCAACTCTAGAGCCAGAAATTCAGAAAAACACTAAAGAAACCACACTGTACTACAACAAGGGACTTTAA
- the LOC141873702 gene encoding uncharacterized protein LOC141873702, with amino-acid sequence MNQLPQHSYFGQYYFNPQWVQATGSGSPSVVYNNVVNFSVGPDGTHYFHQTYSGQFVAPSASTVDMKMNVHKSVAAPSYAEVVKPRAQKASTRSKYINKERREKRQKARQDEKDKTVKEAEEDDEDEDDYEEEEQEYSSDDDVWATEDDEYYDNDSDSSQEECYSSPLRYNIQPRRRRMYPSTREHSPRSPRRDMDARSTIVSLVPKEFQLFD; translated from the exons ATGAACCAGTTACCTCAGCATTCATATTTTGGGCAGTACTATTTCAACCCGCAATGGGTTCAGGCTACAGGCAGCGGTTCGCCTTCTGTCGTGTATAACAATGTTGTTAATTTCTCGGTGGGTCCAGACGGTACGCATTATTTCCATCAAACCTACAGTGGCCAGTTTGTAGCTCCGTCGGCTTCAACGGTTGATATGAAAATG aacgtACACAAGAGCGTCGCAGCTCCATCTTACGCCGAGGTAGTCAAACCCCGCGCACAAAAAGCCTCCACAAGGAGCAAATATATTAACAAGGAAAGAAGGGAGAAACGGCAGAAAGCAAGGCAAGACGAGAAAGACAAAACGGTTAAGGAGGCGGAAGAAGACGACGAAGACGAAGATGATTACGAAGAAGAGGAACAAGAATATTCTTCTGATGATGATGTTTGGGCCACCGAAGACGATGAATATTATGATAACGATTCAGATAGTTCTCAAGAAGAGTGTTACAGCAGCCCCTTG CGATATAACATACAACCAAGACGTCGCCGAATGTACCCAAGCACAAGGGAACACTCTCCCAGGTCTCCGCGGAGAGACATGGACGCACGTTCGACTATTGTGTCCCTGGTGCCGAAAGAATTCCAACTTTTTGACTGA
- the LOC141863426 gene encoding max dimerization protein 1-like, producing MNIDQLLQAARIIEQRDEAKKQTQAPVKRNRKPTKRSQSYSRTTHNQLEKNRRAHLRDCLELLKELVPSPPEHQKATTLALLQSAQQYIQVLQIAEKEALDKKRQLNQERYDLQRRLAALQGSSEKPAMIGVKRPRHSEGESSTSSVEIDVENDETGYASSESDDRFSIGSSTGSDGGLTANSRRV from the exons ATGAATATCGACCAGCTTCTGCAAGCTGCCAGAATCATTGAACAAAGGGATGAAG CGAAGAAGCAAACTCAGGCGCCTGTCAAACGTAATAGAAAGCCCACAAAACGGTCTCAGAGCTACAG CCGTACGACACACAACCAGTTGGAGAAAAACCG aCGCGCGCATCTGAGAGATTGTCTTGAATTGTTAAAAGAACTGGTCCCTTCGCCTCCCGAACATCAGAAAGCAACAACTCTAGCTTTGCTGCAAAGCGCTCAGCAATACATTCAG gtGCTGCAAATAGCTGAAAAGGAAGCTTTAGACAAAAAGAGGCAGTTAAACCAGGAAAGATATGACCTTCAAAGAAGACTGGCTGCCCTTCAAGGCAGTAGTGAGAAACCTGCTATGATTGGTGTTAAGAGGCCACGTCATTCAGAAGGAGAGTCTTCTACTAGCAGCGTGGAGATTGATGTAGAGAATGATGAAACGGGATACGCCAGCAGTGAGTCTGACGATAGATTTAGCATCGGAAGCAGCACTGGGAGTGATGGGGGGTTAACAGCGAATTCAAGAAGAGTGTAG